A genomic window from Ignavibacteria bacterium includes:
- a CDS encoding HlyD family efflux transporter periplasmic adaptor subunit gives MRIIRPILILTILLIFGCSNSNDSNQIETSGTIEASEVEIRTKVAGELIDIEIKEGEKVSTGDVIALIDDSDLQIQKAQAVAALNLAKAKYQTVIEGTRPEDKAQLEEFVKQAQLNYDNAKQDFERAENLFKSQSVSQKIFDDAKLRVEVAEAQFTAAKENLKKAVTGARQSEINAAKAAVEQANAAVDATDKRISDAIIKSPINGFSTLMNYEKGEIVNTGAVLTRVVDLQNVWTKIFINEIDLGKIHLNQEVIIKVDSFKDRQFKGRVSYISPEAEFTPKNIQTKEERVKLVYAVKVSINNDDLLLKQGMQCDVLIK, from the coding sequence ATGCGGATCATAAGACCAATCTTAATATTAACTATACTTCTCATCTTCGGTTGTTCGAACTCAAACGATTCTAATCAAATTGAAACGTCAGGGACGATCGAAGCATCGGAAGTCGAAATTCGAACTAAAGTTGCCGGTGAATTGATTGATATTGAAATTAAAGAAGGTGAAAAAGTCAGCACAGGTGATGTTATCGCTTTAATTGATGATTCCGACCTTCAAATTCAAAAGGCACAAGCAGTTGCAGCGCTTAACCTCGCAAAAGCAAAATATCAGACAGTAATTGAGGGGACAAGACCCGAAGATAAAGCCCAGCTTGAAGAATTTGTTAAACAAGCTCAGTTGAATTACGACAATGCAAAACAAGATTTTGAGAGAGCTGAAAACCTTTTCAAATCACAAAGTGTTTCGCAAAAAATATTTGACGATGCGAAGCTTAGAGTTGAAGTCGCAGAAGCACAATTTACAGCAGCAAAGGAGAATTTGAAAAAAGCAGTCACGGGTGCGCGTCAATCGGAAATCAATGCTGCGAAGGCTGCTGTTGAGCAGGCAAATGCTGCCGTTGATGCAACTGATAAAAGAATCAGCGATGCGATAATCAAATCGCCGATTAACGGTTTTTCAACCTTAATGAATTATGAAAAAGGAGAAATCGTAAATACAGGTGCTGTTCTAACTCGTGTAGTCGATTTGCAAAATGTTTGGACAAAAATATTCATTAACGAAATTGATCTTGGTAAAATCCATTTGAATCAAGAAGTCATTATTAAAGTTGATTCGTTCAAAGATCGTCAATTCAAAGGCCGGGTCTCGTACATCTCACCCGAAGCTGAATTCACTCCAAAAAATATTCAGACAAAAGAAGAAAGAGTGAAGCTAGTATATGCTGTGAAAGTTTCAATCAACAACGATGACTTGCTCTTAAAACAAGGTATGCAGTGCGACGTCTTAATAAAATGA
- a CDS encoding ABC transporter ATP-binding protein, which produces MNKQEVLSVKNLKKSFNQVTALDDFELSVREGELFGIVGPDGAGKTTAIKIFSGVEKKDSGNVKVLGYNIDTERDLINREIGYLSQKFSLYGDLTIDENIEFFAKIHGVKKYHERKEELLQFTRLTPFRNRLADKLSGGMRQKLALASTLIHSPKIIFLDEPTNGVDPVSRRDFWGILSALLKQGITVVISTPYLDETERCTKVALINKGKTLIQDTPMNIKEVIKENVFEIVCSPIREIYMHLKNKFPEMEIQMFGDRLNLLANISIEKIIVDITSQGYNIVNYRKILPSLENVFIHILTKTNEQ; this is translated from the coding sequence TTGAACAAGCAGGAAGTATTATCTGTTAAGAACCTTAAGAAGTCATTTAATCAAGTAACTGCACTTGATGATTTCGAACTTTCAGTTAGGGAAGGAGAGCTTTTTGGAATTGTTGGACCCGATGGCGCTGGCAAAACTACTGCAATAAAAATTTTTTCTGGCGTCGAAAAAAAAGATTCAGGTAATGTCAAAGTTCTTGGTTACAACATCGATACCGAAAGAGATTTGATAAATCGTGAAATCGGCTATCTCTCGCAAAAATTCTCACTTTATGGTGATTTGACTATTGACGAAAACATTGAATTCTTTGCGAAAATACATGGAGTGAAAAAATATCACGAGAGAAAAGAAGAACTTCTTCAATTTACAAGATTAACCCCTTTCAGAAATAGATTGGCTGATAAACTTTCCGGTGGAATGCGGCAGAAACTTGCACTCGCTTCAACTCTAATTCACTCGCCTAAAATAATTTTTCTTGATGAACCAACAAACGGAGTTGATCCTGTCTCGCGCAGAGATTTTTGGGGGATCTTATCTGCTCTTCTAAAACAAGGTATTACAGTCGTTATCTCAACTCCTTATTTGGACGAAACTGAAAGATGCACCAAAGTCGCATTAATTAATAAAGGAAAAACTCTGATTCAAGATACACCAATGAACATAAAAGAAGTTATTAAAGAAAACGTCTTTGAGATTGTATGCAGTCCTATCAGAGAAATCTATATGCATCTGAAGAATAAATTCCCAGAAATGGAGATTCAAATGTTTGGCGATCGGTTGAACCTGTTAGCAAACATATCGATTGAAAAAATAATTGTGGATATTACCTCGCAAGGTTACAATATCGTCAACTACAGAAAAATTCTACCCTCGCTTGAAAATGTTTTTATTCACATTCTGACAAAAACAAATGAACAATAA